From the genome of Primulina eburnea isolate SZY01 chromosome 12, ASM2296580v1, whole genome shotgun sequence, one region includes:
- the LOC140807150 gene encoding OVARIAN TUMOR DOMAIN-containing deubiquitinating enzyme 9-like isoform X4, producing the protein MHLIAYMEMMTYEPDLEAVWRGPHLFNVSFMKHGASENATVYEEDFSWVESVKEGFCGPKDSAAENDEVIAHALQEEFSRMAVAEVSERSSLEQQIQVIEDESILDGVVGKRMNQMTAIPHVPKINGEIPSIDEATSDHQRLLNRLQLYDLVELKILGDGNCQFRSLSDQIYRTPEHHKFVREQVINQLKSEPELYKNYVPMTYGEYLKKMSGSGEWGDNITLQAAADWLYS; encoded by the exons ATGCATCTGATCGCAT ACATGGAGATGATGACATATGAACCAGATCTCGAAGCTGTTTGGCGGGGGCCTCACCTTTTCAACGTATCTTTTATGAAGCACGGCGCTTCAGAAAATGCTACTGTCTACGAGGAGGACTTTTCGTGGGTTGAGTCTGTAAAAGAAGGTTTTTGCGGTCCAAAAGACTCTGCTgccgaaaatgatgaagttattgcTCATGCACTTCAGGAAGAATTCTCAAGAATGGCCGTCGCAGAGGTGTCTGAGAGATCATCTTTGGAGCAACAGATTCAAGT GATTGAAGATGAGTCAATTCTTGATGGCGTGGTGGGAAAAAGGATGAATCAGATGACTGCTATTCCT CATGTTCCTAAAATTAATGGAGAAATACCATCTATTGATGAAGCCACGTCAGATCATCAAAGGCTGCTTAACAG ATTGCAGTTATATGACCTTGTTGAGCTAAAAATTTTGGGAGATGGAAATTGCCAG TTCCGGTCATTGTCAGATCAAATATACAGAACTCCAGAGCATCACAAATTTGTGCGAGAACAAGTAATCAACCAG CTGAAGTCAGAGCCCGAGTTATACAAAAATTACGTCCCAATGACTTATGGTGAATACTTGAAGAAAATGAGCGG ATCTGGGGAATGGGGTGATAATATCACATTACAGGCTGCTGCAGATTGG TTGTATTCTTGA
- the LOC140807150 gene encoding OVARIAN TUMOR DOMAIN-containing deubiquitinating enzyme 12-like isoform X1: MHLIAYMEMMTYEPDLEAVWRGPHLFNVSFMKHGASENATVYEEDFSWVESVKEGFCGPKDSAAENDEVIAHALQEEFSRMAVAEVSERSSLEQQIQVIEDESILDGVVGKRMNQMTAIPHVPKINGEIPSIDEATSDHQRLLNRLQLYDLVELKILGDGNCQFRSLSDQIYRTPEHHKFVREQVINQLKSEPELYKNYVPMTYGEYLKKMSGSGEWGDNITLQAAADWYGIKIFVVTSFKDTCYIEILPRTQKSNRIVFLSFWAEVHYNSIYPMGELPGEEEGKKKKSN; this comes from the exons ATGCATCTGATCGCAT ACATGGAGATGATGACATATGAACCAGATCTCGAAGCTGTTTGGCGGGGGCCTCACCTTTTCAACGTATCTTTTATGAAGCACGGCGCTTCAGAAAATGCTACTGTCTACGAGGAGGACTTTTCGTGGGTTGAGTCTGTAAAAGAAGGTTTTTGCGGTCCAAAAGACTCTGCTgccgaaaatgatgaagttattgcTCATGCACTTCAGGAAGAATTCTCAAGAATGGCCGTCGCAGAGGTGTCTGAGAGATCATCTTTGGAGCAACAGATTCAAGT GATTGAAGATGAGTCAATTCTTGATGGCGTGGTGGGAAAAAGGATGAATCAGATGACTGCTATTCCT CATGTTCCTAAAATTAATGGAGAAATACCATCTATTGATGAAGCCACGTCAGATCATCAAAGGCTGCTTAACAG ATTGCAGTTATATGACCTTGTTGAGCTAAAAATTTTGGGAGATGGAAATTGCCAG TTCCGGTCATTGTCAGATCAAATATACAGAACTCCAGAGCATCACAAATTTGTGCGAGAACAAGTAATCAACCAG CTGAAGTCAGAGCCCGAGTTATACAAAAATTACGTCCCAATGACTTATGGTGAATACTTGAAGAAAATGAGCGG ATCTGGGGAATGGGGTGATAATATCACATTACAGGCTGCTGCAGATTGG TATGGCATAAAGATTTTTGTTGTTACTTCATTCAAGGATACATGCTATATTGAGATACTTCCACGAACTCAAAAATCAAATAGAA TTGTATTCTTGAGCTTCTGGGCTGAAGTGCACTACAACTCGATCTATCCAATGGGAG AACTGCCTGGAGAAGAAGAGGGCAAGAAAAAGAAGAGCAATTGA
- the LOC140807150 gene encoding OVARIAN TUMOR DOMAIN-containing deubiquitinating enzyme 12-like isoform X3 yields MHLIAYLEAVWRGPHLFNVSFMKHGASENATVYEEDFSWVESVKEGFCGPKDSAAENDEVIAHALQEEFSRMAVAEVSERSSLEQQIQVIEDESILDGVVGKRMNQMTAIPHVPKINGEIPSIDEATSDHQRLLNRLQLYDLVELKILGDGNCQFRSLSDQIYRTPEHHKFVREQVINQLKSEPELYKNYVPMTYGEYLKKMSGSGEWGDNITLQAAADWYGIKIFVVTSFKDTCYIEILPRTQKSNRIVFLSFWAEVHYNSIYPMGELPGEEEGKKKKSN; encoded by the exons ATGCATCTGATCGCAT ATCTCGAAGCTGTTTGGCGGGGGCCTCACCTTTTCAACGTATCTTTTATGAAGCACGGCGCTTCAGAAAATGCTACTGTCTACGAGGAGGACTTTTCGTGGGTTGAGTCTGTAAAAGAAGGTTTTTGCGGTCCAAAAGACTCTGCTgccgaaaatgatgaagttattgcTCATGCACTTCAGGAAGAATTCTCAAGAATGGCCGTCGCAGAGGTGTCTGAGAGATCATCTTTGGAGCAACAGATTCAAGT GATTGAAGATGAGTCAATTCTTGATGGCGTGGTGGGAAAAAGGATGAATCAGATGACTGCTATTCCT CATGTTCCTAAAATTAATGGAGAAATACCATCTATTGATGAAGCCACGTCAGATCATCAAAGGCTGCTTAACAG ATTGCAGTTATATGACCTTGTTGAGCTAAAAATTTTGGGAGATGGAAATTGCCAG TTCCGGTCATTGTCAGATCAAATATACAGAACTCCAGAGCATCACAAATTTGTGCGAGAACAAGTAATCAACCAG CTGAAGTCAGAGCCCGAGTTATACAAAAATTACGTCCCAATGACTTATGGTGAATACTTGAAGAAAATGAGCGG ATCTGGGGAATGGGGTGATAATATCACATTACAGGCTGCTGCAGATTGG TATGGCATAAAGATTTTTGTTGTTACTTCATTCAAGGATACATGCTATATTGAGATACTTCCACGAACTCAAAAATCAAATAGAA TTGTATTCTTGAGCTTCTGGGCTGAAGTGCACTACAACTCGATCTATCCAATGGGAG AACTGCCTGGAGAAGAAGAGGGCAAGAAAAAGAAGAGCAATTGA
- the LOC140807150 gene encoding OVARIAN TUMOR DOMAIN-containing deubiquitinating enzyme 9-like isoform X2 codes for MEMMTYEPDLEAVWRGPHLFNVSFMKHGASENATVYEEDFSWVESVKEGFCGPKDSAAENDEVIAHALQEEFSRMAVAEVSERSSLEQQIQVIEDESILDGVVGKRMNQMTAIPHVPKINGEIPSIDEATSDHQRLLNRLQLYDLVELKILGDGNCQFRSLSDQIYRTPEHHKFVREQVINQLKSEPELYKNYVPMTYGEYLKKMSGSGEWGDNITLQAAADWYGIKIFVVTSFKDTCYIEILPRTQKSNRIVFLSFWAEVHYNSIYPMGELPGEEEGKKKKSN; via the exons ATGGAGATGATGACATATGAACCAGATCTCGAAGCTGTTTGGCGGGGGCCTCACCTTTTCAACGTATCTTTTATGAAGCACGGCGCTTCAGAAAATGCTACTGTCTACGAGGAGGACTTTTCGTGGGTTGAGTCTGTAAAAGAAGGTTTTTGCGGTCCAAAAGACTCTGCTgccgaaaatgatgaagttattgcTCATGCACTTCAGGAAGAATTCTCAAGAATGGCCGTCGCAGAGGTGTCTGAGAGATCATCTTTGGAGCAACAGATTCAAGT GATTGAAGATGAGTCAATTCTTGATGGCGTGGTGGGAAAAAGGATGAATCAGATGACTGCTATTCCT CATGTTCCTAAAATTAATGGAGAAATACCATCTATTGATGAAGCCACGTCAGATCATCAAAGGCTGCTTAACAG ATTGCAGTTATATGACCTTGTTGAGCTAAAAATTTTGGGAGATGGAAATTGCCAG TTCCGGTCATTGTCAGATCAAATATACAGAACTCCAGAGCATCACAAATTTGTGCGAGAACAAGTAATCAACCAG CTGAAGTCAGAGCCCGAGTTATACAAAAATTACGTCCCAATGACTTATGGTGAATACTTGAAGAAAATGAGCGG ATCTGGGGAATGGGGTGATAATATCACATTACAGGCTGCTGCAGATTGG TATGGCATAAAGATTTTTGTTGTTACTTCATTCAAGGATACATGCTATATTGAGATACTTCCACGAACTCAAAAATCAAATAGAA TTGTATTCTTGAGCTTCTGGGCTGAAGTGCACTACAACTCGATCTATCCAATGGGAG AACTGCCTGGAGAAGAAGAGGGCAAGAAAAAGAAGAGCAATTGA
- the LOC140807149 gene encoding amidase 1: MAKNPSTRSDFGAFMEKFTLLPQPSPHQLPLSGLTFAVKDIFDVEGYVTGFGNPDWVRTHSAATSTAPAIMELLNAGAKCVGKTVMDEMAYSINGENIHHGTPVNPRAEDRVPGGSSSGSAVAVGAMLVDFSLGTDTGGSVRVPASYCGIYGFRPSYGIISTSGVIPMAQSFDTVGWFARDPMILSRVGKILLRLQDDGPAKLGRVIVAEDCFKLLNIPSNQLTEVLISSVQKIHESHTIEYTSLGSFIDANVPILKHFMNAETKNQDYNMPPLTVLSSAMRMLQRHEFKKNHGEWVSSVKPDLGPGISERVWEAIRARDDNINSCYSLKTELRAALSSLLGEFGILAMPTVPGPPPKLQTEANALETFRANAFSLLSVAGVSGFCQVSIPVGMYDGLPIAVSLLANHGADVFLLKLVECMFS, translated from the exons ATGGCGAAAAACCCATCAACAAGATCGGATTTTGGAGCTTTCATGGAGAAATTCACCCTGCTTCCGCAGCCTTCACCTCATCAACTTCCTCTGAGTGGCCTTACTTTTGCTGTCAAAGACAT ATTTGATGTGGAGGGATATGTGACCGGATTCGGGAATCCGGATTGGGTTAGGACACATTCCGCTGCTACATCCACTGCACCAGCAATCATGGAGCTGCTGAATGCAGGTGCCAAATGTGTTGGTAAAACAGTAATGGATGAAATGGCTTACAG CATAAATGGAGAAAACATACATCACGGGACCCCAGTCAATCCACGTGCTGAAGATCGAGTACCTGGAGGATCATCCAGTGGATCTGCTGTTGCAGTTGGTGCCATGCTTGTAGATTTTTCCTTAG GTACTGACACTGGAGGAAGTGTTAGAGTTCCTGCATCATATTGTGGAATTTACGGTTTCCGACCATCTTATGGCATCATTTCAACTTCTGGAGTTATACCAATGGCCCAAAGCTTTGATACAGTTG GTTGGTTTGCTAGAGATCCCATGATATTGAGTCGAGTGGGGAAGATTTTATTGCGATTGCAAGATGATGGTCCTGCAAAACTTGGTCGTGTTATTGTCGCAGAAGATTGTTTCAAACTTCTGAACATTCCAAGCAACCAACTCACAGAAGTACTCATAAGCTCAGTACAAAAGATACATGAAA GTCATACCATAGAATACACATCTCTGGGAAGCTTTATTGATGCCAATGTCCCCATCTTAAAGCATTTTATGAATGCTGAAACTAAAAATCAAGACTACAATATGCCCCCATTGACAGTTCTTTCAAGTGCTATGCGAATGCTTCAAAG ACATGAATTCAAGAAAAATCATGGTGAATGGGTTAGTTCGGTCAAGCCAGATTTAGGCCCTGGAATATCAGAGCGCGTATGGGAAGCCATCAGAGCAAGAGATGACAATATTAACTCATGTTATTCATTGAAGACTGAACTGCGTGCTGCTCTCAGTTCACTTCTAGGG GAATTTGGCATCCTCGCAATGCCTACAGTGCCAGGGCCTCCACCAAAGCTACAAACAGAGGCAAACGCATTGGAAACATTTCGGGCCAACGCTTTTAGTTTGTTATCTGTAGCTGGAGTATCCGGATTTTGTCAG GTAAGCATACCAGTAGGCATGTATGATGGCTTACCAATCGCAGTTTCTTTGCTGGCAAATCACGGTGCTGATGTATTCTTACTCAAACTTGTTGAGTGTATGTTTTCATAA